ATTTCCTTCATTTAGAACTATTAGGAGAGGGAGGACATTTACTGCACAACACCTCTAGTGGTCTCCTCATTGACCAACATAGTTAAGGTCTGTGACTGAAGATGGAGGACATTTACTGcacaacacctgtagtggtctTCTCATTGACCAACATAGTTAACCTTTTGTAACTACCCATCCCGTATCCGGgatcgttgtcatcatctgacactaattagcataacgcaatagacataaatattactagaaaatattcctattcatgaaatcacaagtgaaatatattgaaacacagcttagccttttgttaatcaccctgtcatctcagattttgaaaatatgctttacagccaaagcaagacaagcatttgtgtaagtttatcgatagcctagcatagcattatgtccagctagctctaggcaacttggtcacgaaaatcagaaaagcaatcaaattaaatcgtttacctttgatgagcttcggatgttttcactcacgagactcccagttagatagcaaatgttccttttttccaaaaatattatttttgtaggcgaaatagctccgtttgttcttcacgtttggctaagaaatcgaccggaaattgcggtcacgaaaacaaattagctccataatatcgacagaaacatggcaaacattgtttataatcaatcctcaaggtgtttttcaaatatctattcgataatatatcaaccgggacagttgacttttcagtaggaccgataggaaaaatggctacctctgtattttacgcaatAATCACtcagagccatcaggtgaccacttacgcaatatagtcgcttacgctcattcttcaacataaatgcgtgaaactacgtcaaaatgctgtagacaccttgggtaatacgtagaaaaaggaatctggttgatagcccattcactgctcaatagggacgcatcggaacgcagagctttcaaaacatgagtcacttccggattggattttctcaggctttcgcctgcaataccagttctgttatactcacagacaatatttttacagttttggaaactttagtgttttctatcctaagctgtcaattatatgcatattctagcattttgtcctgacaaaatagcccgtttactctgggaacgttatttttccaaaaatgaaaatactgtccCCTAGTTACAAGAagttaaaattaatcactaacctttgacgatcttcatcagatgacactcccaggactcaatgttacacaatacatgtatgttttgttcgatcaagttcatatttatatccaaaaacctgtttacattggcgccatgttcagaaatgcctccaaaacatctgGAGAAAttgcagagccacatcaaataacagaaatactcatcataaactttgatgaaagatacatgttttacatagaattaaagctAAAGTTGtttttaatgcaaccgctgtgtcagatttcaagaaagctttacggcaaaagcaaaatattcaataatctgaaaacagcgttcagccacaaaagcaagccatacagttaccctCCTatttgtggagtcaacaaaagtcataaatagcattataaatctttgCTGATCTTCgccggaatgcactcccaggactcccactcccacaagaaatgtttgttttgttagattacgtccatatttatgtctaaatattccaaaggcacaatgtGCGAGCGCAAAATCCTCACCAAAAGtcaaaagagttccattacagtttgtagaaacatatcaaacgatgtttacaatcaatccttagggtctttttataataaatctacaataatatttaaaccggacaatagcgtattcataacagaggaaaaagaaaaaaCGGCGTGCCCGCGGGACCgcgcagtaaacaactgattggcctcagcctagtccacttgttgaaacagctcttattcaacacccttccacaatagaagcctcaaacaactttctaaagactgttgacatctgctggaagccttgggaagtgcaatctggccccatagacacagcatattggataggcaatcactaaaattaaactacaaacctcagatttcccacttcctggttggatttgtctcaggtctttgcctgccatatgagttctgttatactcacagacatcattcaaacagttttagaaactccagagtgttttctatccaatactactaatatggatatattagcatctgggacagagtagcaggcagtttactcttgacaccttattcatccaagctactcaatactgcccccctgtcaccaagacgTTAACTACGTTGGTCAATGAGGAGACAACAAGAAGTGTTGTGCAGTAAATGTCCTCAATCTTCAGTCACAAACCTTTActatatttctgatttttgtgacacctctctttggttggaaaatggctgaatgacCTAACATAACGATATGTtctgcttttgccgaaaagcctttttgaaatcggacactgtggttggattaacgagaagtgtatctttaaaatggtgtaaaatacttgtatggttgaggaataataattatgagatttctgttgtttttaattTGACGCcgtgcaatttcactggctgttagcgaggtgggacgctagcgtcccgaacgatcccagagaggttaaggtcTCTGCCTGAAGAGGGAGGACATTTATTGCACAACACCTCTTGTTGTCTCCTCATTGACCAACATAGTTAAGGTCTCTGACTGAAGAGGGAAGACATTTATTCCACAATACAGCTTGAAGTTTAATAGAAAACGTAGGAAATGTACCAGACAGGAAGAGGGCTCTGTCCACAGTGAACTCTTCGGCAAATCGGATATGGCAGAAGTTCTTCTTGCTCTTTCGGATTGCGATGATCTCCCCCAACTGGCCAAATACCTCCACAATGAGCGCCTCAGTGGCGTTCTCTGGCAGACCACCCACAAACACAGTCTTACAGCCGGGAGGGCGCTCCCTCATGGCCGGAAAGGGAAGGTCTGTAGATGAGAAGAGAGAAGCATCAATACAGAAAACTACCCGTAAACTTGGACACTATGAATGATAAAGTATTAATTTGACCTGAGTTTAAAGGCGTTAGTTAACGTTTTTTTCTAACAATGTCCAGAATTTCCTGGCAAGCATCTCCTAGTTAACATCACCATGCTTTTGAATGCACTGCCAACTGATAATCTGTTTGCACTAGCACTTCTAAAAACTAGCCAGATTATTATAAGGGTTGCTAACTAATCAGTTGTTTTATTTAATGATAATTACAAAATAAGCAAAATCCCAAAAAGTGACCCAACCAagtcacactgcttcttgacacaatgaccgcaccaatgtgtcggaggaaacaacgGACACCTGGCGACCGTGCCAGCggccggcccaccacaggagtcgcaagAGCAAGACCTCAGTGCACACGCCTGTCATTTCAATAGATTGCTAGAAGATGCATATCATTCTAGTGGGAGAAGGCTCGGACTTTCTGACCAGCGAATTGAAAAGTAGCCTAGTTAATTTAAGTGGAAAAAGGATCTGGCTGAATATAACTAATCGGCTGTATAGACAAGAGCCGGCGCTAGTGGTAAAGACTGCATTTATTTGGCCATTTATTTTGCATAACAGACATGCTTTTGTTATAGGTTATGTCATCTCCAAACCAGACACGgttgatctgagccttgctgAAGAAAAACCTCATTAGTATCAGACTTTCGGCTGTCACAGATGTACCTCTCCCGACTTTAGTCTATAGTCGGAAGCTGTAGTCTTACCACTCAAACGCGTCCAATATCTGCagtgctgctcgtggcaacgtcGTCTCACTGAGTCTACCTTAAAATTATAAAGTCAACCTCAATGTGACCCACCAGAACCTTGAAAACTTAAGGCTTAAAAAAGCTTAACACACTCATTCAACCCCACAAAAAACAACTATTGATGGTTATTAGTTTTGTTAGTTTTGGAGTCAAAGACAATCGTTTCAGTATAGTTTTCGTTTTTCAAACAGGTTtgttaattatttttatttcagtttactaaatAGTTCATGATTAGTTTTCATTACagtttactataataaccttggttcACATGCCACCTACAAACTGGGTCCCATAAATCAATCAGAACCGCATTAAAGAAGCAGTTAAATACTCAGTCTGAATTTACAACACAATATAAAACTAGTGTTTCTACAGTGAAAAAAATAATGTGAAATTGATTTATGCATTTTGAAGTACTGTCATCATAATGCAATGTGCAGGCTGTAATTTATGTTATACAATATCCATCTGATTAATTCAGAGGCCTCATGCTGGGAAAATCTATTAAAGTATTATTTGAAAAATTACATTTGGAAATATCTCCCATGACCAACGAGTAGCAATAATGACGAAAACATACAGCAATACGCTTGGATAACTTTTCTATTGATATCTAATGTTAATGTGAAAACTGTTGTGGGATAAACACAAATGCATCCTCTTAGCCAAAAGCTGGTTGATTCTCTCATGTGAATGGTTCATTGCTTGAGAGACCTGATTAATTGAACACAGATGAGAGTTTACTGAACCATACATGGGGCTCGACTGCTCTGGACAGAACtaatcaccagggcctgtattcataacccatcccagagtaggagtgctgatctaggatcagtttgccCTTTTATATATGGACAgggggagacctgatcctagatctgcattCCTACCCTGAGATGCCTCTGCCCTCCTAGGGATCTATGGCAGAGCCTTGTGGTGCAAGAGCAAGGCCTCTTATGTTAAAATGTCAGTGATATGAAGTTTGTTTCAAAGCTCAGCTCTTCCAGAGGACCAGACCTGTGCCACTGTTGTTCAGCTAAAGTCCTTCGACATTTAGCCGATGGCTGTATGATCTGAAAGTCTGCTTTTAAAACCCAATGTGCATGTATTTCCTAGGTTCAGTGGGGGTGGTCTCTATACTACAGAAAGAGTATGAACGGTGGGAGTGACACTGGAGAACGCAAAATGTGGTGGCTACTTGTCAACAAGGAGATAGTGCCGATCAGAATCTTCAGCACCATGGATAGAGGCAACATTGGTATCCTGGGAGCTGATGTTCAGCACCACAGGACAACAGACAAACAGTAACTTAATGACAATAGAGCTCTCCATTCTTTCCTCGAAATCTCCGCGAAACAAGACAATAACGGCCATCCTGTACAGCCCACTCTGCTTGCtgggacaaacacacacctaTACTTATGTTAAGATCCATCATCAGTGTTTTCCACTTGCGCCGGCTGTTGTCTATACAGCCAATTACAGACTCATTTTCAGCCTTAAATTAAACTAGACAACCTTTCAATTTGCTAGTCAGAAAAAGTCTGCTAGTGCACTCTGCGCCTAGAATGAACAATATGCATCTTCTAGCGATCTATTGATAGGACAGGCACCTGTCAGTCACAAAGTGAGCGATGACAGGGAAAGACTGCTGGTTTGACAGTCTGCTATCTGTCCCGCCTCtcgggacctgtgtgtgtgtgcgctgtgtgCATTGTGGTTGCAGTCAAATTTCTACTCGGATGGAGAGAGCATGAATTTGCACGTCCCATATAATGTGGAGTCAAAATTCACTTAGCCTATTGTTTTCTAgaacattcatttattttctttcGTGTGCAGGATCCGATAATAATGATGGCCCGCCGGCCCAGGACCAGTAAAAACATGTCGGTCGGGCCAGTGGATCTTGTCAGTCAATGGCCCGACAGTACATTTTCAGCGCATCTTCGCATTCCAGTTCAATATTTACCTGCTCTGTCGCCAACCATTGAAGACCACAAGCGTAAATGCCATGCTATTTGTATTTGGGCAATATGATTGGCCGTTCATTCAAGCACCACCACGCTTCCACGAGTTACAACTTCCGGAGCAGTACATAGTTGATGACACAGCATACACCAGCTGCCCAGAGCAAAAAAGAAGCACCCATCAATCTACTCGCTGAGCTTATTTCTTTTAGAGAAAGTCATTTATAATATTAAACCTTCAATAGTGAACATACTAGCAATATGCTGGCTACTGTTGAGCTACAAAAAGACAGCTAGCATTGGTCTTAGCTAGCCTACTGTTGCCAGTCAATATCTCTTTTGGAACGTTTGTTTGGAGCGACGCAGACGCAGGAGAAAAAAGAAAAGCAGGAGAGGGAAAATAAGGAAAGAGGGGGCTAGATAGACGTGAATTGAATGGCTcaaagcgagagaaagacagagtcgAGCGAGAGAAAAGGGGAGTGAAAGagtagagtgagagaaagagagagccactGCAGGTGTAATTCAGATCAAGGTCAGTGTGAGGGGCAGTATggtgtcagggtagcctggaggTCCTGCTCCCTGTGATGGCCACCATATGCAGCCTGTTGACCTGTTGCCCTGGGGATGACAGGGCCCCTGAATCACCAGGCTCCTCTAACCCTCACACGCCCCTGGACCACACACGCCCCTGGACCACCCCTGgaccacacacaaacatacaggtgAAGGGCAGAAAAATGACATGGCTTGGATCTCTATGAAAATAAGAGAAAACAGACCCTTCAGCTCTGACCTTTATTTTATTCTCTCTATAttcctttctttcttttattTTCCTAGTAGATGTCATCTATTTTCTCTCCTCATCACCTGTATCACTGCCTAATAGGCATATTTTCTAATCTACCTCGAATACTCTGTTTCATTGTCTTCAGGTTGAGGTCTAAAagaccccctcctcttcctcctggccCCCCACAAGTCCTCTAAACATCATCCTCATGGTGCTGTGACCGCCGCAGTGGAGTTTACTATTCTCAACAGTCACAATGATTCACTAACTAATGGCTGAGCAGATGTCTTTCTATTTGGCAAACAAAGGGACAGAGGCTCATCACGGAGCCCTGTGATAACTTTAATCTGGAGAATAAATAGGCTTCCTCTGAATTAGGGCTTTAAAGATATCCCTCCTTGAAGAGACTGCCTTTCATGAGGAACATAAAAGTGATAGCGAGAAAATGAATAGAAAGACAGGAAggggagcaagagaaagagagggggaagacagtAAGCAGACTcagaggagacagaaagaggaggaaCTCAGGGAGTGGacagaggggagcgagagaaagagagggggaagacagggAGCAGACTCAGATGAGACAGAAAGAGGAACTCAGGGAGCGGAcaggggggagcgagagaaagagagggggaagacagggAGCAGACTcagaggagacagaaagaggaactCAGGGAGCGGacagaggggagcgagagaaagagagggggaagacagggagcagactcagatgagacagaaagaggaggaaCTCAGGGagcggacagagagaggagacagaaatagaggggaagACCATAGGTGAGAAGAGGGAGAGCGGGAAAGAcggtagaagaggaggagagaaaaaaccagggggagagggaagaCCATAAtaggcaagagggagagagagacaggaagaataTTCAcattgaaaacacacacacacaacatgaaaGCCTTGTGTTCTtaaggaaggagagggggtgtGACTCCAGACTGTATTTTCTGTTTTCTGAAGGAGCCTGAATTCCCAACAACTAACGAGAGaaaaattgcttttgttttagtTTAGGGTGAAATTGATCCCTTCCAAATCTGACAAGTGAGCTTTCTTTGAAAAAGTCACCAGACAAAGTTCTCTCTCAGAGATATTAAAGGAGAGCTCCCACTGGGTGttcttcacagacacacacactaacacgcaTGTACGCACACAATCAGAATTGTTATGTAGAGACCGAGATGCACAGTTCTGGTGACTTTTTAAAAGGACACCTCAAAATGTATGAAAATTACATTTGGCtgacaccatctaaaatataattgACATTTCCAGAAATGAGCCCAATAACATAGTCAAAATGATTTCTTAAAATGATTTTAACAGATTGGACCATGCATATAGCCTATGCATGGTCTATATTATCAGGTATGCTATTAGCAATAAGCATTATcacctgtatatatacactgaacaaaaatagaaacacaaGTGTTGAAATAAAAGATACAAGATATTTTCCATTCGCACAAAAAGGGGGCTGAGGAGTATTTCAGTCTGTATTAAAGCccgtggggaaaaactcattcggATTAGCTGAGCctagctcccaagtgggtgggcctatgccctcccaggcccacccatggctgcgcccccgcccagtcatgtgaattccatagattatggcctaatgaatGCATTTCTACAGACATCCACTGCCTGTACTTCTCACAGAAACCCCTTCATGCAACCATTTCCACTCCCAACACTTTTCCTGGTAGCCACTACTCTTGCTCAACTAAAAATGTAATATCTAATCACAATTGTTTAAGTCACTATCCAAAATATTTTGAGGTAGGGTGGTGAATTACCCCAAGCTATTGGGGTGAAAATTGACCTGTGTTACATTCAGCCCCAATCTCCCCTAAGCACTCTTTGCAAATTGCAGAGCAGTAACATGCTTAACCATGCAGTTGCTAAAAACACTGGGTTTAAAATGGTGCAGTTCACACATATTAAAGGAGTTGATAAATCAATAAAAAAGGAATGAAAAATATACAAACTCATACTACTCAACGATGCACCAAAAAAAGAGCCTATTAGTTTCCTCAAAAGCAAACAAAGAAAAGCTCCATAATCATACAGATAAAATACACTACACATCATCAGTTCAGTGTTGAATAATACTGTTCATCTTTAAAAAGGCTTCTTTAACAAATGCCATTAAAACTGCTGCTATTAAAATGTGCATTATGAATGGTTGTGCATTGACTGCATGTCAGAATGCATGTTTCCCTCCCTATGACACTTGCAACTTGAATGCACCTTGAGAGGAATATTTCTCTCACATAGAACACATAACAAGCTAACTAGGTAAACAGATAAACTATTCTACTATGGAGTTGTCTGTTTTTTCTATTCGTTGCTCGTTTTGTTTGCCGTGGAAAAGTAAACGTGGATTGTTCTAGCATCTTCATAGTGCGCCTCTGCAGAAATATTTTTTCATGTTCCATATTTTTTTGTGTGGCGGCAATGATTTTGCACCTCTAACTTTATCAAtttattttgtgttacagcctgaattcaaaattgagtTTTTTgtcagacaataccccataatgtcaaagtgtaattaagtttttcaaaatgtttgaaattaataaaaaatgaaaagatgaaatgtcttgagtgaataagtattcaacccctttgttatgacaagtcTAAATAAATTGTAGAGGAACattttgcatggactcactgtgaatgactacctcatctctgtaccccacacactatctgtaaggtccctcagtcaagcagtgaatttcaaccacagattcaaccacaaagaccagggaggttttccaatccctcgcaaagaagggcacctattggtagatgggtaaaaataagaaaagcagacattgaatatctctttgagcatggtgacacttaattacactttggatggtgtatcaatacacccagtaactacaaagataaaggcgtccttcctaactcagttgctggagaggaaggagactGCTCAGgaccaacattgtagttactccacaaaactaacctaattgacagagtgaaaaggaggaagctAGTgaagaatcaaaatattccaaaacatacatactgtttgcaacaaggcactaaagtaaaaaaatgtgtcgCAGCAATTAACgttttgtcttgaatacaaagtgttatgtttggggcaaatccaatacaaaacATAACTGAATACCACTCAATTGTCaatcatagtggtggctgcatgatgttatgggtatgcttgtaatcattaaggacgggtgagtttttcaggataataAAGAAACCAAATggagctaagtacaggcaaaatcctagaggaaaacctggttcagtctgctttccaccagccACTGGGAGATTaactcacctttcagcaggacaataacctaaaacacaagcccAAATCTACACAGGAGTTGCTTTCCAAGATGACGATGAATGTTCGTGAGGccttagggttagcagtgtggttaggtttaaaatctgattttatgacGGTACTCAGAAAGAATAAGAACACggcataagccatggcaaaatcagcagaattgcaggaaattagctttaaaacggcaattctttctctcagccccatgacaaaatgtgtagaatttcaggaaactAACTTAAGTGTTCTATCTGCACTATGGCAAAACAAGTAGAATTGCAGGAGATTAGCttaaaaacagcaacattttgtcTCTGCGGTAGCTGACTTTGCCACCGCTGCTGAAACAAATCCTAGGTGAAACCATGAGGGAGTAGGAGGTCTATCAGTGGACTATGAGGGTATATAGTTTCTCACACAAGAACCAGTGTGTATGTctgcatgttgtgtgtgtctaCATGGTGTCTGTATCTACAAGGTGTGTACCCATAACACCTACTGCTAGGCTGGAGAGTTTATAAGCTGTCAGAATTGTAATGTGGAGACGATAAGGCCCTGCAGAACTTCCCTGGGCCAGATCAGTTACACAGAGACCTTGACACCTTTTCATTCCCTTGCATTTTAGACCAGATCACTGGAGTCAATATTGACATTTACAatgcaggagagaggaagagaaggcttATGGCTGCATAAATGAActgtgaggagagagatggtggtctcagtcatagtcagtatTCAGGTAATAGAGAAGGTAGACGCTAAGAATGTAATATAGTAAAAATATGACTGATttattaaaggggaagttcagtattttacaacttaaagggatactttggaaTTTcagcaatgaggccctttatctacgtccccagagtcagatgaattaGCAAATATTATTTGTATGCCTTTGTGTGCAGTTTAAAATAAGTTGTAGTTAGCATTAGCGCAATAACTataagtctatgggtatctgctagcatgcggGTTGCCCCATCACTTCAATAGATTTTTTGCTGATGGCTTAAATTAAATAGACTCCCTGGGGTAAGAGGTCAATAGACTTACTTGGGTTTGGGGGGAAGAGGGTGCAGCTCTGGTAGTGAATGATCTCCTTAACGATGGGTAGATCATGGGGCAGGGGGGGTGGGGGCACGTAACCAAGGCCGGGCATCATGGGGTTCATGCCTGTCATCATGCCAAGGCCTGAGTCGAAATCTGAAGGAgacacacaccagaacacacacacgagAATGGAATAACACGCATATAAAAACAACATTTCCACAGGCATTAGTTCATCCATGTTGACATTTTCATGTTGCATTAGACATTGTGTGTCTCTCCATGAACACTTTGGCCTTGTGTGTCAACAATGGTGACACACaaggccagcagcataccaccctgcatcccaatGCTGGCTTACTTCTAAAGCGAagtagggttggtcctggatgaGAGACCAGatactgctggaagtggtgttggaggcaccctttcctctggtaaATAAATCCCAATGGACATTGCCCTGTgaagggtgccgtctttcggatgggacgttaaatgggtgtcctgactctctgtggtcactaaagatcccatggcacttattgtaagaatAGGGGTGCTAACCctagtgtcctggctaaattcccaatctggccctcataccatcatggtcatcTAATAATCCCCAGCtgacaattggctcattcatccccccctcctctctcctgtaactattccacaggtcattgctgtaaatgagaacgtgttctcagtcaacttacctggtaaaataagggcataaagaaaataaaaaataaattaataaatgaacaaacatcctacatgtttaaagtggagctacATGAGCTTCTACTGACTCTCCTCTCTGCTACTGATTGGCTGACCTTTGATCTTCCTGtctgtagtcagagggagggagagatggatctgagAATTAGCTCACAAGTGAGCCTTCATTCACAGGTAGGGGACTATCGATTTAGACTGCAGCTGGATTCACTCTGCACACTAGCTGAGTTCCAGTAGATCATGTTTTAAATGGAAATTACATTTCCTCTACTGCACCTGcagataactgtgtgtgtgtgtgccttgatGGACCACACAAAAGCCTGAGTATAACTAAATACCACTTAGTAAAACCATATGTGGATAACTTATGTTTAAATCCCAGAAAGGGCAACGAAAGCTTTTCAATAATTTCAGctttctgtgtgtgagagaggaaggTATTTGGAtgaaggatgagaaagagagggaaacaagCCAGAGGTGTAACTGGACCaatcagaggagaggac
This genomic stretch from Oncorhynchus clarkii lewisi isolate Uvic-CL-2024 unplaced genomic scaffold, UVic_Ocla_1.0 unplaced_contig_2767_pilon_pilon, whole genome shotgun sequence harbors:
- the LOC139400101 gene encoding ecto-NOX disulfide-thiol exchanger 2-like; translation: MDELMPVEMLFLYACYSILVCVFWCVSPSDFDSGLGMMTGMNPMMPGLGYVPPPPLPHDLPIVKEIIHYQSCTLFPPNPNLPFPAMRERPPGCKTVFVGGLPENATEALIVEVFGQLGEIIAIRKSKKNFCHIRFAEEFTVDRALFLS